In Calothrix sp. PCC 7507, one DNA window encodes the following:
- a CDS encoding DUF6625 family protein, which yields MQKKLLFLMPYFGKWPEWFPLYLESCRWNPTIDWLFFTDCPVPENAPTNVKFISMSFPDYQQLVSERLGISFQPEAAYKICDLKPAFGFIHQEYLKGYDYFGFSDIDIIYGNLRAFYTNEVLRYNTLSTHADRVSGHLFLFKNDEQWINVFRKIPNWQELMTQPSNLCLDEGWLTKILLGSRRIPPAIRQVWGIFDSDKRNHLFQERFSTVLAPLPWKDGRDNYPNKWFWYQGKLTIESGEEMMYLHFMNWKSNQYLRKHYGERAAWELLPQIIDPNLTDFSQGFCISHLGFTPFNSKNSCLISA from the coding sequence ATGCAGAAAAAACTCCTATTTTTAATGCCCTATTTCGGCAAGTGGCCAGAATGGTTCCCACTGTATTTAGAATCCTGCCGTTGGAACCCAACGATTGATTGGCTATTCTTTACAGATTGTCCCGTACCAGAAAATGCTCCCACTAATGTTAAATTCATTAGCATGAGCTTTCCAGATTACCAACAACTAGTTTCCGAACGTTTGGGTATCAGTTTTCAACCGGAAGCTGCCTATAAAATTTGCGATCTCAAACCTGCTTTCGGATTTATTCATCAGGAATATCTCAAAGGATACGATTACTTTGGTTTCAGTGACATAGATATCATCTATGGTAATCTCCGGGCTTTCTACACCAATGAAGTCCTTCGCTACAATACATTATCCACTCATGCTGACAGAGTTTCTGGACATCTCTTTTTATTCAAAAATGATGAGCAATGGATTAATGTATTTCGGAAAATACCCAATTGGCAAGAACTAATGACTCAGCCATCCAACCTATGTTTAGATGAGGGTTGGTTAACCAAGATATTACTTGGAAGTAGACGAATTCCCCCAGCCATACGTCAAGTATGGGGAATATTTGATTCTGATAAACGCAATCACCTTTTTCAAGAACGCTTTAGTACTGTTTTAGCGCCGTTACCCTGGAAAGATGGCAGGGATAACTACCCTAATAAATGGTTTTGGTATCAAGGAAAATTAACAATAGAATCTGGTGAAGAAATGATGTACCTACATTTTATGAATTGGAAATCAAATCAGTATCTTCGTAAACATTATGGAGAGCGAGCCGCTTGGGAATTACTCCCACAAATCATTGATCCTAACCTCACAGATTTCAGTCAAGGATTCTGTATCAGTCACCTAGGATTTACACCATTCAATAGCAAAAATAGTTGCTTAATATCAGCATAA
- a CDS encoding ABC transporter permease subunit: protein MEQTIFIDVLASLQKFFVGYIPAAVLGSFIGYLIGINGTVYQIFRRIFQLPHSIPPIALLPIMLLVFRESEPAAIIVIFIGTLWTVIINTAIGMRHFHRQNNNFRVAIFHLFHALKVGVWVAWFTVIAIEMLIGPKGLGFLAWNAYKAGNTTYIIQAILYIGIIGSLLDQFLDVIGYLLSQIVADGKKSAE from the coding sequence ATGGAACAAACTATATTTATAGACGTTTTAGCTAGCCTGCAGAAATTTTTTGTAGGTTATATTCCAGCCGCTGTATTAGGTAGCTTTATTGGCTACCTAATAGGTATAAATGGTACGGTTTATCAGATATTTAGGCGGATATTTCAGCTACCCCATAGTATCCCACCTATTGCTTTGCTACCAATTATGCTGCTGGTTTTTAGAGAAAGTGAGCCTGCTGCCATAATAGTAATTTTTATCGGCACTCTATGGACGGTTATTATTAATACGGCGATAGGGATGCGGCATTTTCATCGACAAAATAACAATTTTCGTGTAGCCATCTTTCATTTATTTCATGCTCTAAAAGTTGGCGTTTGGGTAGCATGGTTTACAGTTATTGCCATAGAAATGTTGATTGGTCCAAAAGGACTAGGATTTCTCGCTTGGAATGCTTATAAAGCTGGCAACACTACTTATATAATTCAGGCGATACTCTACATTGGTATTATTGGCAGTTTGTTAGATCAGTTTTTAGATGTCATAGGATATCTTCTTTCTCAAATTGTTGCCGACGGGAAAAAATCTGCTGAGTAA
- a CDS encoding beta-1,6-N-acetylglucosaminyltransferase, producing the protein MKIAYLIQSHTNPEQIYRLVEIIQKSTHDAKIIVSHDFSSCNLDTLALQKSGVQVLIGKGGRGDFVVIQAYLNAIKWLIEHQINYDWLIYLSGQDYPIKPISEIENFLAKTSYDGFLEYFDVFSTASHWSIHEGKSRYLFKYQKINTLSKLPAGLKTILTPIKIVNYLQPLIRINLAYGMLGIKVSSLFNEQFICYGGSFFTTLSRKCVEYLYQFCQNHPEVVAYYQKVCVADESFVQTILINSKLFNLSDDNKRYFDFSQTSDGRPKILTINDYDALVQSNAHFARKFDVHKDIKILDTLDEKILQFVLHS; encoded by the coding sequence ATGAAAATTGCTTACTTGATACAATCACATACCAATCCTGAACAAATCTATCGACTGGTTGAGATTATTCAGAAATCAACTCATGATGCCAAAATTATTGTAAGCCATGATTTTTCAAGTTGTAATTTGGATACCTTGGCTTTACAAAAATCTGGTGTACAAGTATTAATAGGTAAAGGTGGACGTGGTGACTTTGTGGTAATTCAAGCTTATCTCAATGCCATCAAATGGTTGATTGAGCATCAGATAAATTATGATTGGTTGATTTATCTTTCTGGTCAGGATTACCCCATAAAACCAATATCAGAAATTGAGAATTTTTTAGCTAAAACTAGTTATGATGGATTTCTAGAATACTTTGATGTTTTTTCAACAGCAAGTCATTGGAGTATTCACGAAGGCAAAAGCCGTTATTTATTTAAATATCAAAAAATTAATACTTTGAGCAAATTACCAGCAGGATTGAAAACAATACTCACACCTATAAAAATAGTTAATTATTTGCAGCCTCTAATCCGAATAAATTTAGCGTATGGTATGTTAGGTATAAAAGTATCATCGTTATTTAATGAGCAATTCATTTGTTATGGTGGTTCTTTTTTCACTACTTTATCGAGAAAATGTGTAGAATATTTATACCAATTTTGCCAAAATCATCCGGAAGTAGTCGCATATTATCAAAAAGTCTGTGTGGCGGATGAATCTTTTGTTCAGACAATATTAATTAATAGTAAATTATTTAATCTATCTGATGATAACAAGCGCTATTTTGATTTTTCTCAAACTAGTGATGGACGTCCTAAAATTTTAACAATTAATGATTATGATGCATTAGTACAAAGTAACGCACACTTTGCGAGAAAATTTGATGTCCATAAAGATATTAAAATTTTAGATACTTTGGATGAGAAAATTCTGCAATTTGTCTTGCATAGCTAA
- a CDS encoding glycosyltransferase family 4 protein, with the protein MFNFGFVIEQALGHVTHYQNLQRWVAADADICPIWMPIGGGINDIWEYLPIIRNNWSLQVSIRARDAIKVARRTQPIDALFLHTQTLALFATPLMRHIPTIISTDATPFNYDVVGTGYNHKVGGNSLVERRKFLWNKSTYHTATAIVTWCQWAKDSLVADYGVPAEKVTVIPPGVDLAQWHFQRDKTENQLSSNPLRLLFVGGDFARKGGYTLLEAFRNGLNQYCQLDIVTKDASIERELAGIANIRVHYGLTPNSQPLRRLYAQADIFVFPTQADCLPSAISEAMAAGLPIITTDVGALREQVEHGVNGLIVPPSDTTALVNAVCTLENNETTRSAMAVASRRIAEERFDARRNYGAILTLMKSISQQYLSQRTAISFDHA; encoded by the coding sequence GTGTTTAATTTTGGTTTTGTCATAGAACAGGCACTAGGACATGTTACCCATTACCAAAACTTACAGCGTTGGGTAGCTGCAGATGCTGACATCTGTCCAATTTGGATGCCTATAGGCGGTGGAATAAATGATATTTGGGAATACCTACCAATAATTCGTAATAACTGGTCACTGCAAGTTAGTATACGTGCCCGCGACGCCATCAAAGTGGCTAGGCGCACACAACCCATAGACGCACTATTTTTGCATACGCAGACGTTGGCGCTGTTCGCCACTCCTTTGATGCGTCACATACCAACCATAATTTCTACTGATGCCACACCCTTCAACTACGATGTTGTCGGCACAGGTTACAACCACAAGGTAGGCGGTAACTCTTTAGTTGAACGTCGCAAATTTTTGTGGAACAAAAGCACATATCACACTGCTACAGCTATAGTCACATGGTGTCAGTGGGCTAAAGATTCCCTAGTTGCTGATTATGGTGTACCCGCCGAGAAAGTGACAGTTATTCCACCAGGAGTAGATTTGGCACAGTGGCATTTTCAACGGGACAAAACTGAGAATCAACTTTCCTCAAATCCCTTGCGGTTATTGTTTGTGGGAGGGGATTTTGCTCGTAAAGGTGGCTACACTCTGCTGGAGGCATTTCGCAACGGTTTAAACCAATATTGCCAATTAGACATTGTTACCAAAGATGCAAGTATTGAGCGGGAATTGGCGGGAATTGCAAACATCCGAGTACATTACGGTTTAACCCCCAATAGCCAACCACTCAGACGACTTTATGCTCAAGCTGATATTTTTGTCTTTCCCACCCAAGCAGATTGTTTACCCAGCGCTATTTCCGAAGCAATGGCAGCAGGCTTACCAATAATTACTACTGATGTCGGTGCATTACGTGAACAAGTAGAACATGGAGTTAATGGCTTAATAGTACCGCCCTCAGATACCACCGCCCTTGTTAATGCAGTATGTACCTTGGAAAATAATGAGACAACAAGATCTGCGATGGCTGTTGCTAGCCGCCGCATAGCAGAAGAACGCTTTGATGCTCGCCGTAACTATGGGGCGATTCTGACTTTGATGAAAAGTATATCCCAGCAATATCTGTCACAGCGCACTGCTATAAGTTTTGATCATGCCTAA
- a CDS encoding oligosaccharide flippase family protein, translating to MIKTTTLLKSSFWITYATFITRIFGFLSSLILARLLQPSDFGVVGIAYVFWSFFTLFTQDTAGAFIIYKGIENPKYVNTAYTISLLVGLSLALGVAGIAPFIAIFFQEPVLTGILIAFAFNLLLSSASYVYFGVMIRQMKYQAIANINLASSMTRLLFTIASAFLGMKYWSFIIGDTASWIVNCLLGKYYSKQQFRFQIDPQIKSEVLSFYLGAVGSSFGLYVNFNIDNFTVGKLLGSINLGYYNLAYQLTTVLSTIFSSVLNQLGMPIFAQLSDDQQQENALLTVVRETAIFTAPIYALIFIIIDPQVVTFIFGSKWIPICTVIPGLLIFSYFRVLNSSLYSMLVAKGRPDINAKVNLQMAPIAVFSFIFGAQQGGILGVSFAVAIVLGFSWTIYWWWVSCHKLGWSLKQFIYPIFLPLILIIPGVLISLYLPLFFRPFVLVISYTIFIRIFLPKYFYLSQTRLNQLSNHLIKKLSSR from the coding sequence ATGATCAAAACAACTACTCTCCTCAAAAGTAGCTTCTGGATTACTTACGCCACATTTATCACCCGGATTTTTGGCTTTCTCAGTAGCTTAATTTTAGCTAGGTTACTGCAACCATCGGACTTTGGTGTCGTTGGTATCGCCTATGTCTTCTGGTCTTTTTTTACACTCTTTACCCAAGACACCGCCGGCGCTTTCATCATTTACAAGGGAATAGAAAACCCCAAATACGTTAACACCGCCTACACAATCAGCTTATTAGTTGGCTTAAGTCTGGCACTAGGGGTAGCAGGTATAGCCCCTTTTATAGCCATCTTTTTTCAAGAACCAGTTCTCACCGGGATCTTAATCGCCTTCGCCTTTAATCTTCTCCTGTCATCTGCAAGCTATGTTTACTTTGGCGTGATGATCCGACAGATGAAATATCAAGCGATCGCTAATATTAACTTAGCCAGTTCCATGACGCGATTGCTATTTACAATTGCGTCTGCTTTTTTGGGGATGAAGTATTGGTCTTTTATTATTGGTGACACCGCTTCCTGGATTGTTAATTGTCTTTTAGGTAAATACTACTCAAAACAACAATTCCGTTTTCAGATTGATCCCCAGATCAAATCTGAAGTTCTATCTTTTTACTTAGGCGCTGTTGGTTCCAGTTTCGGTTTATATGTCAACTTTAATATTGATAACTTCACTGTCGGCAAACTACTAGGCAGTATCAATCTTGGCTACTACAATCTTGCTTATCAATTAACCACAGTATTATCAACAATTTTTAGCTCAGTTCTCAATCAACTGGGGATGCCAATCTTTGCCCAACTTTCAGATGATCAACAACAAGAAAATGCCCTGCTCACAGTAGTGCGAGAAACTGCCATTTTTACTGCTCCCATCTACGCTTTAATTTTTATCATCATCGATCCACAAGTGGTGACATTTATTTTTGGCTCTAAGTGGATACCTATTTGTACAGTCATTCCCGGATTACTGATTTTTTCTTACTTTCGTGTCCTTAACTCCTCCCTTTATTCCATGTTAGTTGCTAAAGGTCGTCCTGATATTAACGCCAAAGTTAATCTCCAAATGGCACCAATTGCAGTTTTTAGTTTTATTTTTGGCGCTCAACAAGGTGGCATATTAGGAGTTAGCTTTGCAGTAGCAATAGTATTAGGATTTAGCTGGACTATTTACTGGTGGTGGGTTAGTTGCCACAAATTAGGCTGGTCATTAAAACAGTTTATTTATCCTATTTTCTTACCCCTAATCTTGATTATTCCAGGAGTCCTGATTTCATTATATTTGCCTTTATTTTTCAGACCTTTCGTACTAGTTATAAGTTACACTATATTTATACGTATTTTCCTACCTAAATATTTTTATCTCTCTCAAACAAGACTCAATCAATTATCAAATCATTTGATAAAAAAGCTTTCTAGTCGCTAG
- a CDS encoding glycosyltransferase family A protein, producing MLTTPKVSVVVPAYNVSSYIQKALTSLELQTFRNFEVLVVDDGSIDDTVAVAQQFCQRDSRFQLLQKSNGGLSSARNYGICHARGEYIAMLDADDVYHADKLANHVTRLDKEADVGVVYSASRTIRDDGRLTFMTLSGKPINSHPLLALLCKNFVGHGSNAVFRRCLVEEVGGFDEELRSWEDVDFWLRIAATQKWRFYREKRILSYYRVRPSGLSFNLVQMRISGEQVITKAYQRSPTLIKPHLPTVYAYTYRYLARLCLQGGDTETARDFIDLALLCDRSIFYRDLRSLLTLISIRLSPLTKLAIACSLGVANSVQAKNP from the coding sequence ATGCTTACCACACCAAAAGTTAGTGTCGTAGTTCCTGCTTATAATGTGAGCAGCTACATTCAAAAAGCACTAACTTCCCTAGAACTGCAAACTTTTAGAAACTTTGAAGTGTTGGTTGTTGATGATGGTTCAATTGATGACACAGTGGCTGTAGCACAACAATTTTGCCAGCGAGATTCTCGCTTTCAGTTATTGCAGAAATCAAATGGAGGTTTATCATCGGCACGCAACTATGGTATTTGCCATGCACGGGGTGAATATATTGCCATGCTAGATGCTGATGATGTTTACCACGCAGATAAATTAGCAAACCATGTAACTCGATTAGATAAAGAGGCTGATGTTGGTGTAGTTTATAGCGCCTCCCGGACAATTCGTGACGATGGCCGATTAACATTCATGACTTTGAGTGGTAAACCAATAAATTCTCATCCCTTGCTTGCTTTGTTGTGTAAAAACTTTGTCGGACATGGTTCTAATGCGGTATTCCGTCGTTGCTTGGTGGAAGAAGTAGGTGGGTTTGATGAAGAGTTACGCAGTTGGGAAGATGTGGATTTTTGGTTGCGGATAGCAGCAACGCAGAAATGGCGTTTTTATCGAGAAAAGCGTATTTTATCTTACTACCGTGTCCGTCCATCTGGACTGTCTTTTAATCTAGTGCAAATGCGGATTAGTGGTGAACAGGTGATTACAAAGGCTTATCAACGATCGCCCACCTTAATTAAGCCACATTTACCAACTGTCTACGCCTATACCTACCGCTACTTGGCGCGGTTATGTTTACAAGGCGGCGACACGGAAACAGCCCGTGATTTTATTGATTTGGCTTTGCTTTGTGACAGGTCGATATTTTATCGTGATTTGCGATCGCTCCTCACCCTCATATCGATCAGACTATCACCACTCACAAAATTAGCGATCGCCTGTTCGCTTGGTGTTGCGAATTCAGTACAGGCTAAGAATCCATGA
- a CDS encoding WecB/TagA/CpsF family glycosyltransferase translates to MKAFFDLKTHQFGSPKIQTVSTPNCTTNASSVKKVPAFTVYLLERRINCMTIPAIVEAIQKACIESRKITVANTNIHSFNLSMQFPWFYEFLQSSEIVHCDSVGILKAISYMGLNLPLDYRASYSLLMPKILENCNHNRFSVFLLGAEPQYLKAALEKLRASYPNVSFAGHHGYFDQEDPIENQAVIQQINQVKPNILLMGMGMPVQEYWVKKHRNNLQVNAILLGGAIIDRMAGVVPDCPSYISNVGLEWLYRLWREPKRLAARYLLGNPAFVLHVMLAKFYANSLRVERM, encoded by the coding sequence ATGAAAGCTTTTTTTGACTTAAAAACCCATCAGTTTGGTAGTCCCAAAATCCAAACTGTAAGTACACCAAACTGCACTACTAATGCTAGTAGTGTAAAAAAAGTACCCGCTTTTACAGTTTACCTGTTAGAACGACGGATAAATTGTATGACTATCCCTGCGATAGTGGAAGCCATTCAGAAAGCATGTATTGAAAGTAGGAAAATAACTGTAGCAAACACCAATATCCACAGTTTCAATTTGTCAATGCAATTCCCCTGGTTCTACGAATTTCTCCAAAGTTCAGAGATTGTTCACTGTGACAGCGTGGGAATATTAAAGGCCATCAGTTATATGGGTCTAAATTTACCATTAGACTACCGAGCTTCCTATTCATTACTAATGCCAAAAATTTTGGAAAATTGCAACCACAACAGATTTTCGGTGTTTTTGTTAGGTGCTGAACCCCAATATTTAAAAGCAGCGCTTGAGAAATTGAGAGCAAGTTATCCTAATGTTTCCTTTGCCGGACATCACGGATATTTTGATCAAGAAGACCCCATAGAAAATCAAGCTGTGATTCAGCAAATTAATCAAGTAAAGCCAAATATTCTGCTTATGGGTATGGGGATGCCAGTTCAAGAATATTGGGTAAAAAAGCACCGTAATAACTTACAAGTCAATGCCATTCTGCTAGGCGGAGCAATTATTGACCGCATGGCTGGTGTTGTTCCTGATTGTCCAAGCTATATATCAAATGTAGGTTTGGAGTGGTTATATCGTCTCTGGCGTGAACCAAAACGCCTAGCTGCTCGCTACTTATTAGGAAATCCAGCTTTTGTATTGCATGTTATGTTGGCGAAATTCTACGCGAACTCCCTGCGAGTTGAACGCATGTAA
- a CDS encoding glycosyltransferase translates to MPKSSPDITIFLRCLYGGGAERVMLNLARHFLEQKFTVDMVVAFTAGSLTEQLPPGIRLINLNVESKLAILPKLVKYLQQERPISMLAALHYPCEIAILAKRIAGVSTKVVVSEHNHLSQEAKRTPQLSVKLTPLAAKIFYPWADGIVAVSQGVAEDLANVTQIPKERIDLIHNPVITPELLIKAKAAVDHPWFQPGELPVILAVGRLHPQKDYPTLIRAFAQLRQVRRSRLVILGEGSEIVNLNILITELGLEEDVALLGFVDNPYAYMANAAVFVLSSAWEGFGNVLVEALAVGTPVVSTNCESGPAEILANGNYGDLTPVGDSQAMAEAILNVLAGNIKKVDSSWLNQFTLATCAAQYLQVLGIPTKVLAPKAIYL, encoded by the coding sequence ATGCCTAAATCTTCGCCTGATATTACAATTTTTTTACGGTGCCTTTATGGGGGTGGTGCTGAACGAGTCATGCTCAATTTGGCACGTCATTTTTTAGAGCAAAAATTCACAGTTGATATGGTAGTTGCTTTCACAGCCGGTTCTTTAACAGAACAATTACCGCCAGGAATTAGACTGATAAATTTAAATGTAGAATCTAAGCTGGCTATCCTGCCTAAATTAGTTAAATACTTACAGCAAGAGCGCCCAATAAGTATGTTGGCAGCACTACATTATCCTTGCGAAATTGCGATTTTAGCCAAGCGAATTGCTGGAGTATCTACAAAAGTAGTAGTTTCTGAACACAATCATCTTTCTCAAGAAGCGAAACGTACTCCACAATTATCAGTGAAGTTAACACCACTAGCAGCAAAAATTTTTTACCCTTGGGCAGATGGCATTGTTGCAGTTTCTCAAGGAGTAGCTGAGGATTTAGCTAATGTCACTCAAATACCAAAAGAACGCATTGATTTAATTCACAATCCAGTGATTACGCCTGAGTTGTTAATTAAGGCAAAAGCAGCAGTAGATCACCCGTGGTTTCAACCTGGAGAACTGCCCGTCATTCTAGCTGTCGGGAGGTTACATCCACAGAAAGATTATCCTACTTTGATACGTGCTTTTGCTCAATTACGGCAAGTACGTCGCAGTCGATTAGTAATTTTAGGAGAAGGTTCAGAAATAGTCAATCTGAATATTTTAATTACTGAATTAGGTTTAGAGGAGGATGTTGCATTGCTAGGTTTTGTAGACAATCCTTATGCTTATATGGCCAATGCTGCAGTTTTTGTGTTGTCTTCTGCTTGGGAAGGTTTTGGCAATGTACTTGTAGAAGCATTAGCTGTGGGAACTCCAGTAGTATCTACAAATTGCGAAAGTGGGCCAGCAGAAATTTTGGCTAATGGTAATTATGGTGATTTAACACCAGTTGGCGATTCTCAGGCAATGGCTGAGGCTATTTTAAATGTGCTTGCTGGTAATATCAAAAAAGTAGACTCTAGTTGGTTAAATCAATTTACTTTAGCAACCTGTGCCGCACAATATCTACAAGTATTAGGTATACCAACCAAAGTATTAGCTCCCAAGGCAATATATCTGTAG
- a CDS encoding O-antigen ligase encodes MIDFSSITKTTYHQSESKLGALSFAEKLIYWTIILTPLWWLLGAQTIVYPVVSVLLLFAGLNLDKLIKKSLPICNWTWLAMTLVALWTNILGLEQIGFYTVKTSATLFTLFKGYFMIFACMTVPFWHSIRVKVITRAVSWMAVSFIVALTIQLLILVAIGPHEPFLPPIARLIPGEKVSMMVKFAIIQPFFGIPLPRTDLYTADPPILGVSALLCCFICWGESNKRLRNFGLAGSLLALIISQSRLAWACFPLVFVIIACFRSGLARQGSLWLASFTSLFCAVLGLALQDVIKAPLATFNSARADSSKDREYVVNATMEAWRESPWVGWGIMDRTVTWGNGAFELPLGTFSSYAQVLYLHGLVGFVFFAIALISTVCSFWEPSLRGNRNCQKAFACLIALYILCQATNLTWMAIYIWFFFLWLGSILADIQQQRRKVMTWEQLSL; translated from the coding sequence ATGATAGATTTTAGCTCCATTACAAAAACTACTTATCACCAGTCCGAGTCTAAACTCGGTGCATTATCATTTGCTGAAAAATTAATTTATTGGACAATTATCCTCACACCTCTTTGGTGGTTGTTGGGGGCACAAACTATTGTCTATCCAGTTGTGAGTGTGTTGTTGCTATTTGCAGGTTTGAACCTTGATAAGTTGATTAAAAAATCGCTGCCAATTTGCAATTGGACATGGTTAGCAATGACCCTAGTGGCACTGTGGACAAATATTTTGGGGCTAGAACAAATAGGTTTTTATACTGTAAAAACATCTGCTACTTTATTTACTTTGTTTAAAGGTTATTTCATGATATTTGCCTGCATGACTGTACCCTTTTGGCATAGTATTAGAGTAAAAGTAATTACACGGGCTGTATCATGGATGGCAGTCAGCTTCATAGTCGCACTGACTATTCAACTGCTAATACTTGTTGCGATTGGGCCTCACGAACCTTTTTTACCTCCCATAGCCCGGTTAATTCCGGGTGAAAAGGTCAGTATGATGGTAAAATTCGCGATTATTCAGCCGTTTTTTGGTATTCCTTTACCGAGGACAGACCTCTATACTGCTGATCCGCCAATTTTGGGTGTTTCTGCTCTTTTATGTTGCTTTATTTGCTGGGGTGAAAGCAACAAACGTCTGCGGAATTTTGGGTTAGCTGGCTCGTTGCTGGCTTTGATAATTTCTCAAAGTCGTCTAGCTTGGGCGTGCTTTCCCTTAGTATTTGTGATTATTGCTTGTTTTCGGAGTGGTTTGGCTCGACAAGGTTCTTTGTGGTTAGCGTCGTTTACTTCGTTATTTTGTGCTGTGTTGGGTTTGGCTTTGCAAGATGTCATTAAAGCACCTTTAGCAACTTTTAACAGTGCGCGTGCTGACTCATCAAAAGACAGAGAATATGTTGTCAATGCAACTATGGAAGCTTGGAGAGAGTCACCTTGGGTGGGGTGGGGAATTATGGATAGAACAGTAACTTGGGGAAATGGAGCCTTTGAATTACCATTAGGAACCTTTTCTTCCTATGCCCAAGTGCTTTATCTGCATGGATTAGTTGGGTTTGTTTTTTTTGCGATCGCCCTAATTTCTACAGTGTGCAGTTTCTGGGAACCATCGCTGCGGGGAAATCGTAATTGTCAAAAGGCTTTTGCCTGTTTGATCGCTTTATATATATTATGTCAAGCCACAAACTTGACTTGGATGGCAATTTATATTTGGTTCTTTTTTCTGTGGTTGGGATCAATTCTTGCAGATATCCAGCAGCAAAGACGCAAGGTGATGACTTGGGAGCAGCTTTCACTCTAA